The Coffea arabica cultivar ET-39 chromosome 4e, Coffea Arabica ET-39 HiFi, whole genome shotgun sequence genome includes a window with the following:
- the LOC113741984 gene encoding uncharacterized protein encodes MKDVLRAGSLHKFSRKIFSKQNAKISSDDQLKTVATVTEDCLYGTRVKIHVWKANETDQYDFRLSQVWIASGNTTSNDLNTVEAGWQVSKLDTRIMFSKSSGCKKTSRDQPFLNSPG; translated from the exons ATGAAAGATGTCCTGAGAGCTGGTTCACTGCACAAATTTAGCAGAAAAATTTTCAGTAAACAGAATGCTAAGATAAGCAGTGATGATCAACTG AAAACTGTTGCCACTGTTACTGAAGATTGTTTGTATGGAACGCGAGTCAAGATACATGTCTGGAAAGCTAATGAGACGGACCAATACGACTTCAGACTGTCACAAGTCTGGATAGCCTCTGGTAATACTACTAGTAATGATCTTAATACTGTTGAAGCCGGCTGGCAGGTAAGTAAACTTGACACAAGAATCATGTTTTCTAAGTCTTCTGGGTGCAAGAAGACATCTAGGGATCAGCCATTTTTAAATTCTCCAGGTTAA
- the LOC113740762 gene encoding pterocarpan synthase 1-like, with product MKMKTTQLIAILWWVVAMMALPILAHGSIDQSPEAVKNWFKELRHAKEKLTELHFYVHDRVTAESPTSVLVAQANATSKSPTMFGATYVFDDPMTLGPEPSSQIIGHAQGISSSASKEDDASQIAIMNLVFNDGKFNGSTLSVLGDYPFFQKYKEMPIVGGSGAFRLARGLVTAIIYAYNDTTQNEIIDFHVLVLHY from the coding sequence ATGAAGATGAAGACAACACAACTCATTGCAATACTGTGGTGGGTCGTGGCGATGATGGCCCTGCCAATATTGGCTCATGGCAGCATTGATCAAAGTCCTGAAGCCGTTAAAAATTGGTTCAAAGAGCTTCGACATGCAAAGGAGAAGTTGACAGAGCTTCACTTCTATGTTCATGACAGGGTAACTGCAGAGAGCCCCACATCTGTGCTAGTTGCTCAAGCCAACGCTACTAGCAAATCTCCCACGATGTTCGGGGCAACCTACGTCTTCGATGACCCGATGACACTGGGACCTGAGCCCAGTTCCCAGATCATCGGTCACGCCCAGGGCATATCCAGTTCGGCATCGAAAGAGGATGATGCTTCACAAATTGCCATCATGAACTTGGTATTCAACGATGGCAAGTTCAATGGTAGCACCCTTAGCGTTCTAGGTGATTATCCCTTCTTCCAGAAGTACAAGGAGATGCCAATAGTAGGTGGTTCTGGGGCTTTTCGATTGGCCCGTGGATTGGTTACAGCAATAATCTATGCTTACAATGATACCACCCAGAATGAAATTATCGACTTCCACGTCCTCGTTCTGCATTATTGA
- the LOC113741983 gene encoding protein neprosin-like, which translates to MASARCYKTVRIIFTLVVLIASSISSAFSMPNDILDSSDNHLLRNQTIHLSQRVQKSKRIRRYLRRINKLAIKTIEWFSGLLISICLTSLTQSPDGDLIDCVPSHLQPAFDHPLLKGLKPLRPTNHGWRKSIQLWTDSGESCPDGTVPIRRTTMKDVLRAGSLHKFGRKSFSKQNTKISSNDQLRPVGDVTGDCYSGARLYIHVWKANETDQYDFRLSQVWMASGNSTSNDLNTVEAGWQVNPKLFGDNSPRFFTYWTADSYGTTGCYNLLCSGFVQTNNRISLGAAISPRFSQNGRELDIGIPMIIAKDAKHGHWWLEIGPGIVVGYWPSLLFSRLHSHANMVQFGGIMVKARSMGLNAPAQITAGDISVGGVGKATNTQDLEAAEALDKLVPLCSVGIFARQHM; encoded by the exons ATGGCCTCTGCCAGATGTTACAAAACAGTCCGAATTATCTTCACTTTGGTTGTACTTATTGCTTCTTCTATTTCATCTGCCTTTTCTATGCCAAATGATATATTGGATTCCAGTGACAACCACCTGTTACGCAATCAAACTATCCATCTGAGTCAAAGGGTGCAGAAGTCAAAGAGAATTAGAAGGTATCTGAGGAGGATTAACAAACTCGCAATCAAGACAATTGAG TGGTTTTCAGGTTTACTAATTTCAATTTGCCTAACTTCTTTGACACAGAGTCCAGATGGTGATCTAATAGATTGTGTCCCATCTCATCTCCAACCGGCTTTTGATCATCCTCTGCTCAAAGGACTGAAGCCACTG AGACCAACCAACCATGGCTGGAGGAAGAGCATTCAACTGTGGACTGATTCTGGTGAATCGTGCCCGGATGGTACTGTACCTATCAGAAGAACTACAATGAAAGATGTCCTGAGAGCTGGTTCACTGCACAAATTCGGCCGAAAATCTTTCAGTAAACAGAATACTAAGATAAGCAGTAATGATCAACTG AGACCTGTTGGCGATGTTACTGGAGATTGTTACTCTGGAGCACGGCTCTACATACATGTCTGGAAAGCTAATGAGACGGACCAATATGACTTCAGACTGTCACAAGTCTGGATGGCCTCTGGTAATAGTACTAGTAATGATCTTAATACCGTTGAAGCCGGCTGGCAG GTTAATCCGAAATTATTTGGAGACAACTCCCCCAGATTCTTCACGTATTGGACG GCTGATTCATATGGAACCACAGGATGCTATAACCTCCTGTGTTCAGGCTTTGTACAAACTAATAATAGAATTTCTTTAGGGGCAGCAATCTCTCCAAGATTTTCCCAGAATGGCAGAGAACTTGATATCGGCATACCGATGATCATCGCAAAG GATGCTAAGCATGGGCATTGGTGGCTCGAAATCGGGCCAGGGATAGTTGTTGGATATTGGCCATCACTTCTGTTTAGTCGTCTACATAGCCATGCAAACATGGTTCAGTTTGGGGGAATAATGGTTAAAGCCAGATCAATGGGACTGAATGCACCAGCTCAAATTACAGCAGGTGATATTTCAGTAGGAGGAGTTGGCAAAGCAACGAACACTCAAGACTTGGAAGCTGCTGAAGCCCTTGATAAATTAGTGCCTTTATGTAGTGTAGGAATCTTTGCAAGACAGCATATGTAG
- the LOC113742638 gene encoding protein neprosin-like, with amino-acid sequence MASSSTTTSYRKLPIIFTFVVLSVLVSFNTAPVSSKPTIHASDSSHNVLLSNQTFRPRSELHRLRRIRSYLKKINKPAVKTIKSPDGDVIDCVLSHLQPAFDHPQLKGQKPLEPPERPKGHDSIDALTESFQLWTDSGEACPEGTIPIRRTTEKDVLRASKLRRFGRKIRNVRHDTMSSDHEHAVAFVNGDQFYGAKVSINVWTPRVTDPYEFSLSQVWIISGTFGNDLNTIEAGWQVSPELYGDGNPRFFTYWTTDAYQATGCYNLLCSGFVQTNNRISIGAAISPRSSYSSRQFDIGVMIWKDPKHGHWWLEFGSGLLVGYWPSFLFSHLRSHASMVQFGGEIVNTRSTGYHTSTQMGSGHFADEGFGKASYFRNLQVVDWDNSLIPLSNLHLLADHPTCYDIKAGRNNVWGNYFYYGGPGRNSRCP; translated from the exons ATGGCTTCTTCTTCCACTACAACATCTTACAGAAAACTTCCAATCATTTTCACATTTGTTGTTTTGTCAGTTCTTGTTTCCTTTAATACTGCTCCTGTCTCGTCCAAGCCTACTATCCATGCATCAGATTCCAGTCATAACGTTCTCTTATCCAACCAAACTTTCCGGCCGCGATCAGAATTGCATAGGTTGAGGAGGATTAGAAGTTATCTGAAGAAGATCAACAAGCCAGCAGTCAAGACAATTAAG AGCCCAGATGGTGATGTAATAGATTGTGTTCTATCTCATCTTCAACCAGCTTTTGATCACCCTCAGCTCAAAGGACAGAAGCCACTG GAACCGCCAGAGAGGCCTAAAGGCCATGACTCCATTGATGCATTGACAGAGAGCTTTCAACTATGGACTGATTCTGGTGAAGCCTGTCCAGAAGGGACCATACCAATTAGAAGAACTACCGAGAAAGATGTCCTGAGAGCTAGCAAGCTGAGAagatttggaagaaaaatcagaaatgtACGCCATGACACCATGAGCAGTGATCATGAG CATGCAGTTGCTTTTGTAAATGGAGATCAGTTTTATGGAGCTAAGGTCAGCATAAATGTATGGACACCTCGCGTCACAGACCCATATGAGTTCAGTTTGTCCCAAGTCTGGATCATTTCTGGCACTTTTGGAAATGATCTTAATACCATTGAAGCCGGTTGGCAG GTTAGTCCAGAGTTATATGGAGATGGCAATCCGAGGTTCTTCACCTATTGGACG ACTGATGCATACCAAGCCACAGGATGCTACAATTTACTGTGTTCAGGATTTGTACAGACAAATAATAGAATTTCTATAGGGGCAGCAATCTCTCCAAGGTCATCTTACAGTAGCAGACAATTTGATATTGGTGTTATGATATGGAAG GATCCTAAGCATGGACATTGGTGGCTCGAATTCGGTTCAGGATTGCTTGTGGGATACTGGCCATCATTTCTGTTCAGTCATCTACGAAGCCATGCCAGCATGGTTCAGTTTGGTGGAGAAATAGTAAACACCAGATCAACAGGATATCACACATCAACACAGATGGGAAGTGGCCATTTTGCAGATGAAGGATTTGGCAAAGCATCTTACTTCAGAAATTTGCAAGTTGTTGATTGGGATAACAGCTTAATTCCTCTATCTAATCTTCATCTCTTGGCTGATCATCCTACTTGTTATGATATAAAAGCAGGAAGAAACAATGTCTGGGGAAATTACTTCTACTATGGTGGCCCTGGAAGGAACTCAAGGTGTCCTTAA